A portion of the Microbacterium hominis genome contains these proteins:
- a CDS encoding histidinol-phosphate transaminase: MSEASDIPVRVRPEISALPPYRQGRQAGADAFKLSSNENPFDPLPGVVDAVAGAAAFNRYPDALAARLRERIAQRYGVSADEVHIGAGSVSIIAQLILATAGPGDEVVYAWRSFEAYPGLVVVAGATSVQVPLTSDARHDLDAMAAAITERTRAVIVCSPNNPTGPIVTQAEFDAFVTKVPADVLVILDEAYAEFVTDPDAVDGLRGGRPDNVIVLRTFSKAFGLAGLRVGYAIGHPRILDASRTTAIPLSVTAQAEAAALASLDAEPALLERVGVVAERRDRLAEGLRAAGWAVPQAQGNFVWLPAGAETAVLAHAFDEAGLIVRAFPGDGIRISVGEEESVEKVLRIAASIVDDLPEGHPGARASVEK; this comes from the coding sequence GTGAGCGAGGCATCCGACATCCCCGTCCGCGTCCGGCCCGAGATCTCGGCGCTGCCGCCCTATCGCCAGGGCCGCCAGGCCGGCGCCGACGCGTTCAAGCTCTCGAGCAATGAGAACCCCTTCGATCCCCTCCCCGGTGTCGTGGACGCGGTCGCCGGAGCGGCGGCGTTCAACCGCTACCCCGACGCGCTCGCCGCCCGCCTGCGCGAGCGCATCGCGCAGCGTTATGGGGTCAGCGCCGACGAGGTGCACATCGGCGCCGGCAGCGTCTCGATCATCGCGCAGCTCATCCTCGCGACCGCAGGCCCCGGAGACGAGGTCGTCTACGCCTGGCGGTCGTTCGAGGCGTACCCCGGACTCGTGGTCGTCGCCGGTGCGACGAGCGTGCAGGTGCCGCTCACCTCCGACGCCCGCCACGATCTCGACGCGATGGCCGCGGCGATCACCGAGCGCACGCGCGCCGTCATCGTCTGCAGCCCGAACAACCCGACCGGGCCGATCGTCACCCAGGCCGAGTTCGACGCGTTCGTCACCAAGGTCCCCGCCGACGTGCTCGTGATCCTCGACGAGGCCTACGCCGAGTTCGTGACCGACCCCGACGCCGTCGACGGCCTGCGCGGCGGTCGCCCTGACAACGTCATCGTGCTGCGCACGTTCTCCAAGGCGTTCGGCCTGGCGGGCCTGCGGGTCGGATACGCGATCGGCCACCCGCGCATCCTCGATGCGTCGCGCACGACCGCGATCCCGCTGTCGGTCACGGCGCAGGCCGAGGCCGCGGCGTTGGCGAGCCTGGATGCCGAACCCGCCCTGCTCGAGCGGGTCGGTGTCGTCGCCGAGCGCCGCGACCGCCTCGCCGAGGGGCTCCGCGCTGCCGGCTGGGCGGTGCCGCAGGCGCAGGGCAACTTCGTGTGGCTGCCCGCCGGGGCGGAGACCGCCGTGCTCGCGCATGCGTTCGACGAGGCCGGGCTCATCGTGCGGGCCTTCCCCGGCGACGGCATCCGCATCTCCGTCGGCGAGGAGGAATCTGTCGAGAAGGTACTGCGGATCGCGGCATCCATTGTCGACGACCTCCCGGAAGGCCATCCGGGCGCGAGGGCTAGCGTAGAGAAGTGA
- a CDS encoding dihydrolipoamide acetyltransferase family protein, whose translation MSTQTFVLPDVGEGLTEAEIVQWRVAPGDTVAVNDVLVEIETAKSLVELPSPFAGTVADLLVAEGVTVEVGAAIITISSADAAPAGPTTIGQSEHGAPEEPSEGEGAVLVGYGTGGHAQSRRRRPAVAREERVAASVGVVAKPPIRKLARDLGIDLGVVAPTGPAGEVTRDDVMKHASQASVFRNIETPEWGSVREERIPVAAPAAAPAVADEREETIAVKGVRKATSSAMVQSAYSAPHVSVWTDVDATRTMELVKRLKASPDFADIRISPLLIFSRAVIWAARRTPMVNAAWADVDGGAEIRVRRYVNLGIAAATPRGLLVPNIKDAQDLSMRDLARALEKLTLTAREGKTSVADQQNGTITITNIGVFGMDAGTPIINPGEAGIVAMGTIRQKPWVVDGEVRPRFVTTVSGSFDHRVIDGDGMSRFIADVASILEEPALLLD comes from the coding sequence ATGAGCACGCAGACCTTCGTCCTCCCCGACGTCGGGGAAGGTCTCACCGAGGCCGAGATCGTCCAGTGGCGGGTGGCCCCGGGTGACACCGTCGCCGTCAACGACGTGCTGGTCGAGATCGAGACGGCGAAGTCGCTCGTCGAACTGCCGTCGCCCTTCGCGGGGACGGTCGCCGATCTGCTGGTCGCCGAGGGCGTGACCGTGGAGGTCGGGGCCGCGATCATCACGATCTCCTCGGCGGATGCCGCGCCCGCAGGTCCCACGACGATCGGGCAGTCCGAGCACGGCGCCCCCGAGGAGCCTTCGGAAGGCGAGGGTGCGGTGCTGGTCGGATACGGCACCGGCGGCCACGCGCAGTCGCGACGTCGCCGCCCCGCTGTGGCGCGCGAGGAGCGCGTCGCCGCGTCGGTCGGCGTGGTGGCAAAGCCCCCGATCCGCAAGCTGGCGCGCGACCTGGGCATCGACCTCGGCGTGGTCGCCCCGACCGGTCCCGCGGGCGAGGTGACCCGCGACGACGTGATGAAGCACGCCTCGCAGGCGAGCGTGTTCCGCAACATCGAGACGCCCGAGTGGGGCTCGGTCCGCGAGGAGCGGATCCCGGTCGCCGCGCCGGCGGCGGCCCCCGCGGTCGCGGATGAGCGCGAGGAGACCATCGCCGTCAAGGGCGTGCGCAAGGCGACGTCGTCGGCGATGGTGCAGTCGGCCTACTCCGCCCCGCACGTGTCGGTGTGGACCGATGTGGATGCCACGCGCACGATGGAGCTCGTCAAGCGGCTCAAGGCATCGCCGGACTTCGCCGACATCCGGATCTCGCCGCTGCTGATCTTCTCGCGGGCCGTGATCTGGGCTGCACGGCGGACGCCGATGGTGAACGCGGCGTGGGCGGACGTCGACGGCGGCGCCGAGATCCGCGTGCGCCGGTACGTGAACCTGGGCATCGCGGCGGCGACGCCGCGCGGACTGCTGGTGCCGAACATCAAGGACGCGCAGGATCTCTCGATGCGCGACCTCGCCCGCGCGCTCGAGAAGCTCACGCTCACCGCACGCGAGGGCAAGACGTCAGTGGCCGATCAGCAGAACGGCACGATCACGATCACCAACATCGGTGTGTTCGGAATGGATGCCGGCACGCCGATCATCAACCCGGGCGAGGCGGGCATCGTGGCGATGGGCACGATCCGCCAGAAGCCGTGGGTCGTCGACGGCGAGGTGCGGCCGCGCTTCGTGACGACGGTCTCGGGCTCGTTCGACCATCGCGTGATCGACGGCGACGGCATGTCGCGGTTCATCGCCGACGTCGCGTCGATCCTCGAGGAGCCCGCGCTGCTGCTGGACTGA
- a CDS encoding metal ABC transporter ATP-binding protein — MTAPPLEIRDAALRRDERELWSGLDLSVAPGELIAVLGPSGSGKTTLLRAILGLENLSAGDIRVHGEPVTRKGNRRVGYIPQARPLPRDTALRGRDLVTLGVNGHRFGFPFSRRGEHRHVDELLQAVGAAAYADQPVGRLSGGEQQRLRVGQALADDPRLLLCDEPLTSLDLANQQAVISLIDRHRKQSDAAVLLVTHDINPLLGKVDRILYIAGGRFTLGTPQEVLRSDVLSDLYGAHVFVLRAGDRLVVVGAPDAEESHHHHEDHE; from the coding sequence GTGACCGCGCCGCCGCTCGAGATCAGGGACGCCGCGCTGCGGCGCGACGAGCGCGAGCTCTGGTCGGGCCTCGACCTGAGCGTCGCGCCCGGCGAGCTCATCGCCGTGCTCGGACCGAGCGGATCGGGCAAGACCACGTTGCTGCGCGCGATCCTGGGGCTCGAGAACCTCAGCGCCGGCGACATCCGGGTGCACGGCGAGCCGGTGACACGCAAGGGCAACCGCCGCGTCGGCTACATCCCGCAAGCGCGCCCGCTGCCCCGCGACACGGCCCTGCGCGGCCGCGACCTCGTCACCCTCGGGGTGAACGGGCACCGGTTCGGGTTCCCCTTCTCCCGCCGCGGCGAACATCGCCACGTCGACGAGCTCCTTCAGGCGGTGGGCGCCGCCGCGTACGCCGACCAGCCGGTCGGCCGGCTCTCCGGCGGCGAACAGCAGCGGCTGCGCGTCGGCCAGGCGCTCGCCGACGACCCGCGCCTGCTGCTGTGCGACGAGCCTCTGACGAGCCTCGACCTCGCCAACCAGCAGGCCGTCATCTCTCTCATCGACCGGCACCGCAAGCAGTCCGACGCCGCTGTTCTCCTCGTGACGCACGACATCAACCCGCTCCTGGGCAAAGTCGACCGCATCCTCTACATCGCCGGCGGTCGCTTCACGCTCGGCACACCCCAGGAGGTGCTGCGCTCCGATGTGCTCAGCGACCTGTACGGCGCGCACGTGTTCGTCCTCCGCGCGGGTGACCGGCTCGTCGTCGTCGGCGCCCCCGATGCCGAGGAGTCCCACCACCACCACGAGGACCACGAATGA
- a CDS encoding alpha-ketoacid dehydrogenase subunit beta, which produces MPFSRAINAGLRAAMAASDRVLLMGEDIGKLGGVFRVTEGLQAEFGDRRVLDTPLAESGIVGTAIGLAMTGFRPVIEIQFDGFVFPAFDQITTQLAKLTNRHEGALSMPVVIRIPYGGHIGAVEHHQESPEAYFTHTAGLRVVSPSTPNDGYWMIQDAIASNDPVIFLEPKAKYWMKGEVDTSARALPLHASRVVRRGTDVTLVGHGAMVTTMLQAAALAESEGTSIEVIDLRSLSPIDYGPILDSVRRTGRMVYAQEAPGFTSLGSEVAATVMEKAFYALEAPVLRVSGFDVPFPPAKLEGTYLPDADRILEAVDRSLAY; this is translated from the coding sequence ATGCCCTTCTCCCGCGCGATCAACGCCGGCCTGCGTGCCGCGATGGCCGCCAGCGACCGCGTGCTGCTCATGGGCGAGGACATCGGCAAGCTCGGCGGGGTGTTCCGCGTGACCGAGGGGCTGCAGGCCGAGTTCGGCGACCGGCGCGTGCTCGACACGCCGCTCGCGGAGTCGGGCATCGTCGGCACGGCCATCGGTTTGGCGATGACGGGGTTCCGTCCGGTGATCGAGATCCAGTTCGACGGCTTCGTCTTCCCCGCGTTCGACCAGATCACCACCCAGCTGGCCAAGCTCACCAACCGCCACGAGGGCGCGCTGTCGATGCCGGTCGTGATCCGCATCCCCTACGGCGGGCACATCGGCGCGGTCGAGCACCACCAGGAGAGCCCGGAAGCATACTTCACCCACACCGCGGGCCTGCGCGTGGTGAGCCCGTCGACGCCGAACGACGGCTACTGGATGATCCAGGACGCCATCGCCTCGAACGATCCGGTCATCTTCCTCGAGCCGAAGGCCAAGTACTGGATGAAGGGCGAGGTCGACACCTCCGCCCGTGCGCTGCCGCTGCACGCCTCGCGCGTGGTCCGCCGCGGCACCGACGTGACGCTCGTCGGCCACGGCGCGATGGTCACCACGATGCTGCAGGCCGCGGCGCTGGCCGAGTCCGAGGGGACGAGCATCGAGGTCATCGACCTGCGCTCGCTCTCCCCGATCGACTATGGTCCCATCCTCGACTCGGTGCGCCGCACCGGGCGCATGGTCTACGCGCAGGAGGCGCCGGGGTTCACGTCGCTCGGGTCGGAGGTCGCCGCCACCGTCATGGAGAAGGCGTTCTACGCGCTGGAGGCTCCCGTGCTGCGGGTGTCGGGCTTCGACGTGCCCTTCCCGCCCGCGAAGCTCGAGGGGACGTATCTGCCCGATGCCGATCGCATCCTCGAGGCCGTCGACCGGTCCCTCGCCTACTGA
- a CDS encoding metal ABC transporter solute-binding protein, Zn/Mn family: MTSTRRMATLLGLATAAAVVLSGCAAADTGTTADDGTSSVVASTNVYGQIAQEIGGDLIEVTSIVTSGAQDPHSFEPSARDQLTVATADLIIENGGGYDAFIDALIESSGSEAHVLTAVEYSHDWRENTGHEADGDAGHDDETESAAEDHEHGDHEHVQGFNEHVWYDPHTIAHLAEDIAAELGELSPADAATFTANADAFAAEIDGLESSLAEIEAAHAGAQIFATEPVPFYLAEAAGLEDATPSAFSEAVEEGQDVAPATLLEALTLIESGDIAVMITNAQTGGAETTAVLDAAAAQDIPVVEFTETLPEDQTYISWMQANIEALSGALSE; the protein is encoded by the coding sequence ATGACCTCGACGCGACGCATGGCGACCCTGCTCGGCCTCGCGACGGCCGCGGCCGTCGTCCTCTCCGGGTGCGCGGCTGCCGACACCGGCACCACGGCAGACGACGGCACGAGCTCCGTCGTGGCATCGACCAACGTCTACGGTCAGATCGCGCAGGAGATCGGCGGCGACCTCATCGAGGTCACCTCGATCGTCACGAGCGGCGCCCAAGACCCCCACTCGTTCGAGCCGAGCGCCCGCGACCAGCTCACGGTCGCCACTGCCGACCTCATCATCGAGAACGGCGGCGGCTACGACGCGTTCATCGATGCGCTGATCGAGTCCAGCGGCTCGGAGGCGCACGTGCTCACCGCCGTCGAGTACTCCCACGACTGGCGGGAGAACACCGGCCACGAAGCCGACGGCGACGCCGGGCACGATGACGAGACCGAGTCCGCGGCCGAAGACCACGAGCACGGCGATCACGAGCACGTCCAGGGCTTCAACGAGCACGTCTGGTACGACCCGCACACGATCGCGCACCTCGCCGAGGACATCGCCGCCGAGCTCGGTGAGCTCAGCCCCGCCGACGCCGCGACATTCACCGCGAACGCGGACGCCTTCGCCGCCGAGATCGACGGCCTCGAATCCTCCCTCGCAGAGATCGAGGCCGCACACGCGGGCGCGCAGATCTTCGCGACCGAGCCGGTGCCGTTCTACCTCGCCGAGGCCGCGGGCCTCGAAGACGCCACGCCGAGCGCCTTCAGCGAGGCCGTCGAAGAGGGCCAGGACGTCGCCCCCGCCACCCTGCTCGAAGCGCTGACCCTGATCGAATCCGGCGACATCGCCGTCATGATCACCAACGCCCAGACCGGGGGCGCCGAAACGACCGCCGTGCTCGATGCGGCCGCGGCCCAGGACATTCCGGTCGTGGAGTTCACGGAGACCCTCCCCGAGGACCAGACTTACATCTCGTGGATGCAGGCGAACATCGAGGCGCTCAGCGGAGCGCTGTCGGAGTGA
- a CDS encoding phage holin family protein yields the protein MRFVINVVVNAFAIWVVTLIPALMVTVIPFPPGETLQLVLTLLLVAAIFAIVNTVIGTVIKVLAFPLYILTLGLIGLIINAFLLWLTAWFTSFWDFGLRVEDFWWGVVAAIIITLINWVLGIILRPKADD from the coding sequence ATGCGCTTCGTCATCAATGTCGTGGTCAACGCGTTCGCGATCTGGGTCGTGACCCTCATTCCGGCGCTCATGGTGACCGTCATCCCGTTCCCCCCGGGCGAGACGCTCCAGCTCGTGCTCACGCTGCTGCTGGTCGCGGCGATCTTCGCGATCGTCAACACCGTCATCGGCACCGTGATCAAGGTGCTGGCGTTCCCGCTCTACATCCTCACGCTCGGCCTCATCGGGCTCATCATCAACGCGTTCCTGCTGTGGCTGACCGCGTGGTTCACCTCCTTCTGGGACTTCGGCCTGCGGGTCGAGGACTTCTGGTGGGGCGTGGTCGCCGCGATCATCATCACCCTCATCAACTGGGTTCTCGGCATCATCCTCCGTCCCAAGGCCGACGACTGA
- a CDS encoding S8 family serine peptidase, translating to MLSSPRAGIAAAAATAALVLGAIAPASASTGSDEPAVPDESAAPAETTVTLITGDVVRVRAIAGRETVDVDTVSGDPTSYETAEIGGDLYVIPDAADPYLTSGALDMALFNVSELIESGYDDATSGGIPVIAQYDTRLRAKPVTPKGAEKKLTLASIGGAALQTDSEQSEEFWTSLTAAGQTRSASTGAFAGGISKLWLDGQVEATLDVSVPLVGAREAWAAGYDGTGATVVVLDSGIDAAHPDVAEALVASQSFVPGESVKDVNGHGTHVAATVVGSGAASGGTHVGVAPGADLVVGKVLADSGYGQDSWIIAGMEWAAAEVDADVVSMSLGDSDRTSEDNPLSQSLNQLSEQYDTLFVVAAGNEGAAGTVTAPGTAQAALTIAATDDRDVIAPFSSRGPRGLDDGLKPDMAAPGVNIMAARSQYTSGSGLLRSLSGTSMATPHVAGAAAILAAQHPDWSATRLKDALMSSTVELDYTAYEVGTGRLDIPATLDGIDATGSVYFGKVLWQAEDPSEPVTRTVTYRNDTAADLELTLAASTEGPAGAVDLVDLSADTLTVPAGGEASVDATASFADAPASGHYLGEIVATDGEGNVVARTTTGLTREDERYDLDVKVIGTDGRPADVVVSMYQYGTTNLVQAGTDESGAVATRRVAPGVWAAFTQIRMGSDDGTDRVYVLTQPHVEITDRDVELVLDARDATLLSLETPRESELFNQRVEWFHDAGLNTSLTTYTASYPVGPGSEVWVNTVDAVGGGEFDLTARWTATAPVLDIAAQVPGQDALVLDPLYQASTARVDGAFDLEVVEAGTGTPAEIAAVDAAGKALLVRHDPNANVLAAIQRHSAAAAAGAKLVIVENSGPGTLYGSAGGTVVPTVSVSKADGAQLRAAGAGVRVTGKGTAFPKYSYDIGHTWQGAIPADLSVSPQTGDLATITDRLADATPRAAYLTRYDCPAYLLRCFGFGQNMMSGSAHTSYVSAAQEGIGTRWIAEAVIPGLGWYQNSDLFSHRAGEKDALDWFGVTAPRQGTNYVLSYNRGVQVRLNMPIASSAEGLTGVVGGVTRQARLYDGAGTLLRQVNSPAINVNLPAVSGMQEYRYELDAAGGPATWNGTTKSTSAWTFHMDQSVNGDMPFIALDYDVPTDLAGAVKANGQLALGVRATHEETALNTGAITGLTLEVSFDEGTTWSTAKTTRAGDLWSTKVAVPKGATSLSLRTSAEDAVGNAVTQEIISAAAIG from the coding sequence ATGCTTTCTTCCCCTCGTGCCGGGATCGCCGCGGCCGCGGCCACCGCGGCGCTCGTGCTGGGGGCGATCGCCCCCGCCTCCGCGAGCACCGGCTCCGACGAGCCGGCCGTCCCAGACGAATCCGCCGCCCCCGCGGAGACCACCGTCACCCTGATCACCGGCGACGTCGTGCGTGTGCGCGCGATCGCCGGCCGCGAGACGGTCGACGTCGACACCGTCTCCGGCGACCCGACGTCGTACGAGACCGCCGAGATCGGCGGCGACCTGTACGTGATCCCCGACGCGGCAGACCCCTACCTGACCTCGGGTGCGCTGGACATGGCCCTGTTCAACGTCAGCGAGCTCATCGAGTCGGGCTACGACGACGCCACGAGCGGCGGCATCCCGGTCATCGCGCAGTACGACACGCGCCTGCGCGCCAAGCCGGTCACTCCGAAGGGCGCCGAGAAGAAACTGACGCTCGCTTCGATCGGCGGCGCGGCGCTGCAGACCGACAGCGAGCAGTCCGAGGAGTTCTGGACCTCGCTCACGGCGGCGGGCCAGACGCGCTCGGCGTCGACCGGCGCCTTCGCCGGCGGGATCAGCAAGCTCTGGCTCGACGGACAGGTCGAAGCCACGCTGGATGTGAGCGTGCCGCTGGTCGGTGCTCGTGAGGCCTGGGCCGCCGGCTACGACGGCACCGGCGCGACCGTGGTGGTGCTCGACAGCGGCATCGACGCCGCTCACCCCGATGTGGCCGAGGCGCTGGTCGCCAGCCAGTCCTTCGTCCCGGGTGAGTCCGTCAAGGACGTCAACGGACACGGCACGCACGTCGCCGCGACCGTCGTCGGCTCCGGCGCCGCCAGCGGCGGCACCCACGTGGGCGTGGCCCCCGGGGCCGACCTCGTGGTGGGCAAGGTGCTCGCCGACTCCGGCTACGGCCAGGACTCCTGGATCATCGCGGGCATGGAGTGGGCGGCCGCCGAGGTCGACGCCGACGTCGTCAGCATGAGCCTCGGCGACAGCGATCGCACGAGCGAGGACAATCCGCTGTCGCAGTCCCTCAACCAGCTCAGCGAGCAGTACGACACGCTCTTCGTCGTCGCCGCGGGCAACGAGGGCGCGGCCGGCACGGTCACGGCGCCCGGCACCGCGCAGGCGGCGCTCACGATCGCGGCCACCGACGACAGAGACGTCATCGCGCCGTTCTCCTCCCGCGGGCCCCGCGGCCTCGACGACGGGCTCAAGCCCGACATGGCCGCGCCCGGCGTGAACATCATGGCCGCGCGTTCGCAGTACACGTCGGGCAGCGGTCTGCTCCGCTCGCTCAGCGGCACGTCGATGGCGACGCCGCACGTGGCCGGCGCGGCCGCGATCCTCGCGGCGCAGCACCCGGACTGGTCGGCGACGCGCCTGAAGGACGCGCTCATGTCGTCGACGGTCGAACTGGACTACACGGCTTACGAGGTCGGCACCGGCCGTCTCGACATCCCGGCCACGCTCGACGGCATCGACGCGACCGGCTCCGTGTACTTCGGCAAGGTGCTGTGGCAGGCCGAGGACCCGTCGGAGCCCGTGACCCGCACGGTGACCTACCGCAACGACACCGCGGCGGACCTCGAGCTGACACTCGCGGCCTCCACCGAGGGCCCTGCCGGCGCGGTCGACCTGGTCGACCTCTCGGCCGACACCCTCACCGTTCCTGCCGGCGGCGAAGCCTCCGTCGACGCGACCGCGTCGTTCGCCGACGCCCCGGCGTCGGGTCACTACCTGGGCGAGATCGTCGCGACCGACGGCGAGGGGAACGTGGTCGCCCGCACCACGACCGGGCTCACCCGTGAGGACGAGCGCTACGACCTCGACGTGAAGGTCATCGGCACCGATGGCCGTCCGGCCGACGTCGTGGTGAGCATGTACCAGTACGGCACCACGAACCTCGTGCAGGCGGGCACCGACGAGAGCGGCGCCGTCGCCACCCGGCGCGTCGCCCCCGGCGTCTGGGCCGCGTTCACGCAGATCCGCATGGGCTCCGACGACGGCACCGATCGGGTCTACGTGCTCACCCAGCCCCACGTCGAGATCACCGACCGTGACGTCGAGCTCGTCCTGGACGCCCGGGATGCGACGCTCCTCAGCCTCGAGACGCCGCGTGAGAGCGAGCTGTTCAACCAGCGGGTGGAGTGGTTCCACGATGCGGGTCTGAACACCTCCCTGACCACCTACACCGCCTCTTACCCGGTCGGACCCGGCAGCGAGGTGTGGGTCAACACGGTCGACGCCGTCGGCGGCGGCGAGTTCGACCTCACCGCGCGCTGGACGGCCACGGCCCCCGTGCTGGACATCGCCGCACAGGTCCCGGGTCAGGACGCGCTGGTGCTGGACCCCCTGTACCAGGCCAGCACGGCACGCGTCGACGGCGCCTTCGACCTCGAGGTCGTCGAGGCAGGCACGGGCACGCCGGCCGAGATCGCCGCAGTGGATGCCGCAGGCAAGGCCCTGCTGGTCCGCCACGACCCGAACGCCAACGTGCTCGCCGCCATCCAGCGTCACAGCGCGGCGGCGGCGGCGGGTGCGAAGCTGGTGATCGTCGAGAACAGCGGCCCCGGCACGCTGTACGGCAGTGCGGGCGGAACCGTCGTGCCGACGGTCTCGGTGAGCAAGGCCGACGGTGCGCAGCTGCGCGCCGCCGGCGCCGGCGTGCGCGTCACGGGCAAGGGCACGGCCTTCCCGAAGTACTCGTACGACATCGGCCACACGTGGCAGGGTGCGATCCCGGCCGACCTCAGCGTCTCCCCGCAGACGGGAGACCTGGCCACCATCACCGACCGGCTCGCCGACGCGACGCCGCGCGCGGCGTACCTGACGCGCTACGACTGCCCGGCGTACCTGCTGCGCTGCTTCGGCTTCGGGCAGAACATGATGAGCGGCAGCGCGCACACCAGCTACGTCAGCGCAGCGCAGGAGGGCATCGGCACCCGCTGGATCGCCGAGGCGGTCATCCCGGGCCTCGGCTGGTACCAGAACAGCGACCTCTTCTCGCACCGCGCGGGTGAGAAGGACGCGCTCGACTGGTTCGGCGTCACCGCGCCCCGTCAGGGCACCAACTACGTGCTCTCGTACAACCGCGGCGTGCAGGTGCGGCTGAACATGCCGATCGCCTCGTCCGCCGAGGGGCTGACGGGTGTGGTCGGCGGCGTGACCCGCCAGGCGCGCCTGTACGACGGGGCCGGCACGCTGCTGCGTCAGGTGAACTCCCCGGCGATCAACGTCAACCTGCCCGCCGTGTCGGGAATGCAGGAGTATCGCTACGAGCTCGACGCCGCGGGCGGCCCGGCCACCTGGAACGGCACGACGAAGAGCACGAGCGCCTGGACGTTCCACATGGATCAATCCGTCAACGGTGACATGCCCTTCATCGCGCTCGACTACGACGTGCCGACCGACTTGGCCGGCGCCGTCAAGGCGAACGGTCAGCTCGCGCTCGGCGTGCGCGCCACGCACGAGGAGACGGCGCTGAACACCGGCGCCATCACCGGACTGACCCTCGAGGTCTCCTTCGACGAGGGCACCACCTGGTCGACCGCGAAGACGACCCGGGCGGGAGATCTCTGGTCGACGAAGGTCGCCGTTCCCAAGGGCGCCACCTCGCTGTCGCTGCGCACCTCTGCTGAGGACGCGGTCGGCAATGCGGTGACCCAGGAGATCATCTCCGCCGCCGCCATCGGCTGA
- a CDS encoding thiamine pyrophosphate-dependent enzyme, translating into MPENSAPTDTTATDDARTVRVLAADGAFAPTAAAEPYLALIDALTDADLEGFYRDMAVIRAFDQQATNLQRQGQLALWPPSHGQEAAQVGSARAARPQDHLFPSYREHAVARIRGVDPLDIIRLMRGLTHGGWNPADPKNGNAHIYTLVLGAQTLHATGFGMGLVFDGRCGTGDPERDEAVIVYYGDGASSQGDVHEAMVFAASYRTPEVFFLQNNQWAISVPVATQSRSPLYRRGEGYGMPSIHVDGNDVLASYAVTRVALDEARGGAGPRAIEAMTYRLGAHTTSDDPTKYRTGDEEESWRRRDPIARMRAYLLGRGASESFFTEVDAEAAAVADDVRTRTNALGGIDRETIFAHVYSEPHPLMDEQSRWLADYEASFEGGAS; encoded by the coding sequence CTGCCTGAGAACTCGGCCCCGACCGACACGACGGCCACGGATGACGCGCGCACCGTCCGCGTGCTGGCGGCCGACGGCGCGTTCGCGCCGACCGCCGCCGCGGAACCGTACCTCGCGCTGATCGACGCGCTGACCGACGCCGATCTCGAGGGCTTCTACCGCGACATGGCCGTGATCCGCGCCTTCGACCAGCAGGCGACCAACCTGCAGCGTCAGGGGCAGCTGGCCCTCTGGCCGCCGAGCCACGGGCAGGAGGCCGCGCAGGTGGGATCGGCGCGCGCCGCGCGCCCGCAGGACCACCTGTTCCCGTCGTACCGCGAGCACGCGGTCGCCCGCATCCGCGGCGTCGACCCGCTCGACATCATCCGTCTCATGCGCGGGCTCACCCACGGCGGGTGGAACCCGGCCGACCCGAAGAACGGCAACGCGCACATCTACACGCTCGTGCTGGGCGCGCAGACGCTCCACGCGACCGGCTTCGGGATGGGCCTCGTCTTCGACGGTCGCTGCGGCACCGGCGACCCCGAGCGCGACGAGGCGGTCATCGTCTACTACGGCGACGGCGCCTCCAGCCAGGGCGACGTGCACGAGGCGATGGTGTTCGCCGCGAGCTACCGCACCCCCGAGGTCTTCTTCCTGCAGAACAACCAGTGGGCGATCTCGGTGCCCGTCGCGACGCAGTCGCGCTCGCCGCTGTACCGCCGCGGCGAGGGATACGGCATGCCCAGCATCCACGTCGACGGCAACGACGTGCTCGCGTCGTACGCCGTCACCCGCGTCGCTCTGGACGAGGCGCGCGGCGGCGCCGGACCGCGCGCGATCGAGGCGATGACGTACCGCCTGGGAGCGCACACCACCAGCGACGACCCGACCAAGTACCGCACGGGCGACGAGGAGGAGTCGTGGCGTCGCCGCGATCCGATCGCCCGCATGCGCGCCTATCTCCTCGGCCGTGGGGCCTCGGAGTCCTTCTTCACCGAGGTGGATGCCGAGGCCGCAGCCGTCGCCGACGATGTGCGCACCCGCACCAACGCGCTCGGCGGCATCGATCGCGAGACGATCTTCGCGCACGTGTACTCGGAGCCCCACCCGCTCATGGACGAGCAGAGCCGCTGGCTCGCCGACTACGAAGCCTCGTTCGAAGGGGGAGCGTCATGA